In Juglans microcarpa x Juglans regia isolate MS1-56 chromosome 4S, Jm3101_v1.0, whole genome shotgun sequence, a single window of DNA contains:
- the LOC121261918 gene encoding putative UPF0481 protein At3g02645, with protein sequence MEKSTSYDQEMQQKMATHASSVTYGNQNHAEIHQLDQEAASNSTRGINGNQHRDQLVISIKEMGESSLDPPLSSDECCIYRIPNWLRKLNEEAYTPQVISIGPFHHGTKRLEPMEKLKLKYFQRFLQRVDFNVEILVNTIKLNEKSVRSCYAETINFSSDDFVKLILVDGIFIIELFYGIWFQGSNSIVRENHVLLNAISWQLIMLDLQLLENQLPFFALEILFRLADVPVHPSFTSLAIKVFEARKDQEFPGNLGEQPIRHFVHLTKAFFLPSSRKLLSPHESNDHARSADHLYTESRLYKAGMKFKVRSCKCLLGLTRHFADITRAFFPPSSRKLRVLPHESNDLPGADHLYSASQLYEAGVKFKVSSSKCLLDLKFTNGTLEIPCINLYNETETIYRNIIAFEQCHYPCDSHFTDYIVLLTFQINTPKDADLLIRKGIIINWLANSNSVASFINNLGTNIVYISNKSAYRCLFRDLNAFYRNTKHTWKATLKRDYFGTPWKIASTTTAVTFLLLTLVQTICSIIQVVKI encoded by the coding sequence ATGGAAAAATCAACAAGTTATGATCAAGAAATGCAACAAAAAATGGCGACTCATGCTTCATCAGTCACATATGGAAATCAAAATCATGCTGAAATTCATCAATTGGATCAAGAAGCTGCAAGCAATTCGACTCGTGGAATTAATGGAAATCAACATAGAGATCAGTTGGTAATTAGCATCAAAGAAATGGGTGAAAGCAGCTTGGACCCTCCCTTATCATCAGACGAGTGTTGTATCTACAGGATTCCAAATTGGCTTCGCAAATTGAATGAGGAAGCCTACACTCCTCAGGTTATATCGATAGGGCCTTTCCACCATGGCACCAAAAGACTAGAACCCATGGaaaaattgaaactgaaatatTTTCAGAGATTCCTGCAGCGGGTTGACTTCAACGTGGAGATTTTAGTAAACACCATAAAGCTGAATGAAAAAAGTGTGCGTAGTTGTTATGCAGAAACCATCAATTTTAGCAGTGACGATTTCGTGAAATTAATTTTGGTAGATGGGATCTTtattattgaattattctacgGAATATGGTTCCAAGGATCAAATAGTATTGTTCGTGAGAACCATGTACTGTTAAATGCAATATCGTGGCAGTTAATTATGTTGGACTTGCAGTTACTTGAAAATCAACTTCCTTTCTTTGCTCTTGAGATATTATTCAGGCTTGCAGATGTGCCAGTGCATCCTTCCTTCACTTCGCTTGCAATTAAGGTCTTTGAGGCTAGAAAAGATCAAGAATTTCCTGGAAATCTTGGAGAGCAACCAATTAGACACTTTGTTCATTTGACCAAAGCATTTTTTCTTCCATCATCCAGAAAGCTTTTGTCACCACATGAAAGTAATGATCATGCTAGATCAGCTGATCATTTATATACTGAAAGCCGGTTGTACAAGGCTGGAATGAAGTTTAAGGTAAGATCATGCAAATGCTTGCTTGGCCTAACAAGACACTTTGCTGATATCACAAGAGCATTTTTTCCTCCATCATCCAGAAAGCTGCGAGTGCTACCGCATGAAAGTAATGATCTTCCTGGAGCTGATCATTTATATTCTGCAAGCCAGTTGTACGAGGCTGGAGTGAAGTTTAAGGTGAGCTCAAGCAAATGCTTACTTGACCTGAAATTCACCAACGGAACGTTGGAAATTCCATGCATTAATCTTTATAATGAGACGGAGACTATTTATCGAAACATCATAGCATTTGAGCAATGCCATTATCCATGTGATTCACATTTTACAGACTACATTGTGTTATTGACTTTCCAAATCAACACTCCCAAAGATGCGGATTTACTTATTAGAAAAGGAATCATCATTAATTGGCTTGCCAACAGCAATTCAGTGGCATCTTTTATCAATAATCTGGGGAcgaatattgtatatattagCAATAAATCTGCTTATCGTTGTTTGTTTCGAGATTTGAATGCATTCTATAGGAACACTAAGCATACTTGGAAGGCTACCTTGAAACGTGATTATTTTGGCACTCCTTGGAAAATAGCATCTACTACAACGGCTGTTACCTTCTTGTTGCTCACTCTTGTACAAACTATATGCTCCATCATCCAAGTTGTGAAGATATGA